Proteins encoded within one genomic window of Acidicapsa ligni:
- the xseA gene encoding exodeoxyribonuclease VII large subunit, giving the protein MSPKRTAKPQLDLLFGAREEASPTSETKPEPTSRSRDRARRTWLVHQLVSEAREVVEQEFGDVWVEGEISNYRPASSGHLYFTLKDAEAQLPVVLFRRQAQLLRFRPEDGLHVRVRGKVTIYEQRGQIQLVAETMEPVGAGSLQLAFEQLRDQLKAEGLFEQDRKQPLPAFPRSVAVITSPTGAVIRDFLNIVGRRHSGLDVVVVPVSVQGDAAAAEIEAALVQMNALRIADVIVIARGGGSLEDMAAFNSERVARAIAASELPVVSAVGHETDFTIADFVADLRAPTPSAAAELITEAQHKIADYIEALEQRIDRGIRFQLLQARQHFARLPASRTEQRMMTTLHRLEQRLDELAFRMENAMVARFREDRLAVTELRAAVLRHDPRQQLGAAREALSAWQSRLHHALDRSLTSKQHRTHAGEDRLYRAAQVHVANRRAALGTLRGQLQSLSPLAVLQRGYALVQDENGVIVRSIERLTTNQQVATQLGDGTFISRVETTSRSIKKDRKTST; this is encoded by the coding sequence GTGAGCCCGAAACGCACAGCCAAGCCGCAGCTCGACCTCCTGTTTGGAGCGCGCGAGGAGGCCAGTCCGACTTCTGAAACAAAGCCTGAACCGACAAGCCGAAGCAGGGATCGTGCGCGTCGAACATGGCTTGTCCATCAGCTCGTCTCTGAGGCGCGTGAGGTTGTCGAGCAGGAATTTGGAGATGTTTGGGTCGAGGGCGAAATATCCAACTATCGTCCTGCTTCTTCGGGGCATTTGTATTTCACGCTCAAGGATGCCGAGGCGCAGCTTCCGGTGGTGCTGTTTCGTCGCCAGGCGCAACTGTTGCGATTTCGCCCGGAGGATGGCCTGCATGTTCGCGTGCGGGGCAAGGTCACTATTTACGAGCAGCGCGGACAGATACAGCTCGTGGCTGAGACGATGGAGCCGGTTGGCGCGGGGAGCCTGCAGTTGGCATTTGAACAGCTTCGCGATCAGCTCAAGGCCGAGGGGCTTTTCGAGCAGGATCGCAAGCAGCCGCTGCCTGCGTTTCCGCGTAGTGTGGCTGTCATTACTTCACCGACCGGCGCGGTCATTCGTGACTTTCTGAATATTGTTGGCCGTCGTCACTCGGGTCTGGATGTTGTGGTCGTTCCGGTCAGCGTGCAAGGCGACGCAGCGGCTGCCGAGATTGAAGCAGCGCTGGTACAAATGAACGCACTTCGCATTGCAGACGTGATTGTGATCGCGCGTGGTGGCGGCTCGCTTGAGGATATGGCTGCGTTCAATAGTGAGCGTGTGGCCCGCGCGATTGCGGCGAGCGAACTACCTGTGGTCTCCGCTGTAGGGCATGAGACGGATTTCACCATTGCGGACTTTGTGGCGGATCTGCGTGCGCCTACGCCCTCTGCTGCTGCTGAGTTGATTACCGAGGCACAGCATAAGATTGCCGACTACATTGAGGCGCTTGAGCAACGGATCGACCGCGGTATTCGCTTTCAACTTTTGCAGGCACGCCAGCATTTTGCACGACTGCCTGCATCCCGCACGGAACAGCGCATGATGACGACTCTGCACCGGCTGGAGCAAAGGCTTGATGAGCTTGCGTTTCGCATGGAAAATGCAATGGTCGCACGGTTCCGCGAAGATCGACTTGCAGTTACAGAATTGCGTGCTGCGGTGCTGCGTCATGACCCGCGCCAGCAGCTTGGGGCTGCGCGTGAAGCGCTTTCCGCATGGCAATCACGGCTTCATCATGCACTCGATCGCAGCCTGACAAGCAAGCAGCATCGCACACATGCCGGAGAAGACAGGTTATATCGCGCTGCGCAGGTTCACGTGGCCAACCGGCGCGCGGCTCTTGGCACGCTGCGCGGCCAGTTGCAATCGTTGTCACCGCTGGCAGTGCTGCAACGTGGCTATGCGCTTGTTCAGGATGAGAATGGCGTGATTGTGCGCTCGATAGAGCGGTTGACTACGAATCAACAGGTCGCGACTCAGCTTGGGGACGGTACGTTTATCAGCCGTGTAGAAACAACATCCAGATCAATCAAGAAGGATCGTAAAACAAGCACATGA